CGGAGGCGGCCGGCCGTGACCAACGCCGATCCGGGGAGCGACATCGCGCGTCTGGCCGACGACGTCTGCGCCCGGCTGCGTGCGGGGGGGCTGGTTCACCGCGACCTCCCTGGCGGCCGGGTGCATATCGACCGCCCCCAGCCGTTCCTGGCCGTGCACCGCACCGTCGGCGCCGGTTCGACGGCTGCCGAGCGGCTGGTCCGCAGCCACGGGTCGTACCTGGTCGTGGCCGGCGACCGCCTCGAGCTGGCCCGGACCCTGACCCGGGCCCTGGCCGGGGAGTTGACCGACCGGTTCGGATCGGTGCTGGTGCTGGAAGCGTGGGGGGGTTCTGAACACGGCGAGACCACGTTCCGTGTCCACGCCCCGGCTGCGGACGTCCCGGCGGTCACCACGCTGTGCGAGGGGTTGGAGCAGGTCCAGGTGGCCGGGATCACGCCACGGGTGGAGCGGTGGGACGCGCGCGCACCGACCGCCCCGACGCTGCAGCCGGTGCTCACCGCCGACGACGTGCGGCGCCTGGGGTGCCTGTTGGTCGGTCTGGAGATCCCGCCGGTGTTCCGTGATCGGGAGTCCGGCGCGGAGCTGCCGCTGGTTCTCCGCGACCTGCAGGGGCAGCTGACGCGGGTGGTGCACGACGCGTTGTTCGTCTTCACACAGGTCCAGACCAGCTACCGCCCGCTGGACGCCCGGGCGCTGGGGCGACGGATGGTGCTGGGCGCCGCCCGGGAGGTCGACGAGGAGCTCGCCGCGATCGCGACGGCCATCGACTTCCTCCTGGCGGCCACACCGGTCAACGCCGACGAGGCCTGGACTGCCTTCGAAGATGCCGGCTTCGACGTCGAGCCGGTGTTCCGGTACCGCCCGTTGTCGGTCGACCCTGACGTGCTCAAGCGCCGCCTGTACGCCGTCCGGGTCGAGGACGTCGAGGATCCGACGCTCGCGACCCTGTTCCGGGCCAAACGCCGTGAGGTCGATCGGCGGATCACCATGCTCGAGGACCGCGGTTCGCCAGCGTTCCTCTACGGCAGCCTGCAGCTGCACGGCGGGGTGGACGACGCCCTTCGGTCGCTCGCCAACGCGGTGCTGGCTCGCATCGACCCGGCGGCGCGCGACACGGACGCCGACGCGTCGGTCGACGCGCACTCGTTCGCCGCCGCCGCACGGGCCGAGCTCGCCCACTACCGCCGCGACGCGCCCGACGTGGACGCGGTCGTCACCGTCCGCGACGACGTGTCGGGGGTCCTGGTGTCCGAGGGTGACCTCCTGGTCGGCAGCCACGGCCGGTTCGCCCGCTCACGGGTCGAGCCGCTGATCCAGCACGAGATCGGGACCCACGTCGTGACCCACGTCAACGGTCGTGCGCAGCCGCTCCAGCTGCTGCGGGTCGGCCTGCCCGGGTATGAGGCGACCCAGGAGGGGCTGGCGGTCGTGGCCGAACACGCGGTCGGTGGCCTGACCCCCGGCCGGTTGGCGCTCCTTGCCGGCCGGGTGATCGCCGTGGACACCGTCGTCAGCGGGGCGACGTTCGTGGAGACGTGGCGGCGGCTGCACCACGGCCATGGCTTCACGGCCACGGTGGCCTTCACGATCGCGATGCGGGTCCACCGCGCTGGCGGGTTGACGAAGGACACGATCTACCTGCGCGGCCTCGTCGACCTGCTCGCCCACCTCGCCGGTGGCGGGTCGTTGGATGCGCTACTGGTCGGGAAGCTGCCATTGGCGGCGGTCCCGGTGGTCGATGAGCTCCGCGCGCGGCAGGTGCTTCGGCCGCCGCGGGTGCGCCCGCGGTGGTTGGACCGCCCGGAGGCGGCGCGGCGGCTCGATGAGCTCCGCGCCGGTCGGTCGCTGCTGGATCTGGTGGAGGGCATCGCGGCGTGAAGCTCGGCCTGCTGGTCAACCGCATCCCGACCGAACTTGCGGACTACTCCACCACGCACCTGGCGATGGCGGCGACGGCGTTGGGTCACGAGGTGTGGTACATGGACACCGACGACCTGGCCTACGATCCCGACGAATCGATCCGGGCACGGGCGCAGCGCACCCCCGACGGGTCCACGCAGGATTCGGCGGCGTTCCTGTCGGCGGTGCAGCGGGGCGAGACGGAGTCGCAGCGGATCGCGGTGGAGGACCTCGACGTCCTCGTGCTGCGCAACGACCCGGCGGAGGACTTCCTGGAACGTCCCTGGGCCCGGTCGGTGGGGATCATCTTCGGAGAGCTGGCCGCCAACCGCGGTGTGATCGTCGTCAACGACCCGACGGGCCTGTCGAAGGCCCTCAACAAGCTGTACTTCCAGCACTTCCCAGCCGACATCCGGCCGCGCACGCTGGTGACCCGCGACCCCGAGGAGGTCCGCGCATTCGTCACCTCCCACGATGGCCGGGCGGTGCTGAAACCGCTGCAGGGATCGGGCGGCCACGGGGTGTTCATGATCCGCCCGGAGGACGCCGCCAACCTCAACCAGATGATCGACGCGGTCGCCCGCGACGGGTACATCGTGGTGCAGGAGTACCTCCCCGCCGCCGAGGAAGGCGACGTGCGGATCTTCCTGATGAACGGCCGGGTGATGGAGCACAAGGGGACCTACGCGGCGTTCCGGCGGGTGCGGACCTCGTCCGACTTCCGCAGCAACATCACGGTCGGCGGTCAGCCGGCCGCGGCCGAGGTCACCGACACGATGCTCGAGGTCGCCGAGGCGGTCCACCCCAAGCTGGTGGCCGACGGGATGTTCCTCGTCGGGCTGGATATCGCCGGCGACAAGCTGATCGAAGTCAACGTGTTCAGTCCGGCAGGCTTCTACAGCATCCACCAGCTGACCGGGGTCAACTTCGCCACGCACGTGATCGACGCACTGGAGAAGAAGGTCCGCCACCTGCAGACCTACAGCCAGCCGTTCACCAACGCCCAGATCGCGATGCTGTAGGAGATGCTGCGGTGGCTGCGGGCGCCGGATGACAACGTGATCGTGCTGGACGCTTCGGCGGCCCGCCGCTCGGAGGCCACGGTTCAACCGGCATCTGGCGGGCGTGTTTGGGTTCTACGACTTCCACGCTCGTGCGGGGTCGCGCTGGCGGCGGATCTGGTGGCGTGGCGACGTGTTCCGCGGGGGTCGTTCAAGCCGTTCCTGCACCACGTTGACCGCGGGAAGTCCCATCCCGACCCGGCCGGTCAAGCTCAAGGCGCCACGGCGGTTGCCGGGCAGCCTGACCGTGGAGGAGGTCACCACGATCCTGGCGGCCTGTGAGCGGCTGCGGGACCGGTTCGTGTTCGCACTGCTGGCCGAGACCGGGATGCGTATTTGGACGCCCCTGCAGTTACCCGATCGGGGGAGGTGGCCGAGTCCGCCACCGCCATGGCCCGGGGGGACCCGTCGCATGGCCGCTGTCTCCTTGGACGATGCCGGCGACCTATAGCGCCGCTGACAATGCGCACCGTCACGCTGAGGAGGCGGAACACTCCTCTCCCACCGCGATCCCTGCCGCTCGCGGCTGCGAGCTGTCTCGGCCTCACCGTCCTTCGGGACGCCCGCGGCACGACGGGCGGCTGCTTGCCTCTATGCGACGCGACAGGGAAGGCGACGTGAGCAGCGAGGTCGCGGTCAGCGACGACGCAACCCTGCGGTCGGCGGCGACGCCGACGCCGGTGGGTCGGTCCGCGGATTCGACGGGGGAAGCGCCGTGGGGCAGCTGACATCCAGCGAGCAGGAGGCGGTACCGGCGCCGAGGACGTTCGGGACCTTCGAGGGGGTGTTCACCCCCACGCTCCTGACGATCCTCGGCGTGATCATGTACCTACGCGAGGGCTGGGTGATCGGCAACGCGGGCCTGCTGTGGGGCCTCGGCATCATCCTCGCCGCCTTCGCGATCACCGGCGCCACCGCCCTGTCGCTGTCGTCGTTGACAACCAACATCCGCATCGGCTCAGGGGGCGCCTACTCGATCATCTCACAGTCGCTTGGACTGGAGGTAGGCGGTGCCGTCGGCATCCCGCTCTTCGTCTCCCAGGCGCTCGCCGTCGCCATGTACGTGTTCGGGTTCCGAGCCGGCCTCCAGTACGTCGCGCCGGACGCACCAGCGCTCGTGGTGGACCTCGTGGTCTTCGTGTTCGTCTTCGCCGTCGCCTACGTCGGTCCCGGGCTCGCCTTCCGGGTGCAGTTCCTCATCCTCGCCGCGATCGCCCTGTCGCTGATCTCCATCGCGGCGGCCGCCGTCGGCGGCTCGATGACGGAGCCGATCACGTGGGTCGGGGACTTCCCCGGCGCGCCGGAGGACGGCTTCCGTGGTGCGAGCTTCTGGGTCGTGTTCGCCGTCTTCTTCCCGGCGGCCACTGGGATCATGGCAGGGGCGAACCTCTCGGGCGTGCTCGAGGACCCGCGCCGGAGCATCCCCCGCGGCACCCTCTCCGCGATCGGCGTGAGCCTCGTCATCTACGTGCTGCTGGCCTTCTGGCTCGCCCGGTCCGCCACCA
The Actinomycetota bacterium DNA segment above includes these coding regions:
- a CDS encoding DUF1704 domain-containing protein, with translation MTNADPGSDIARLADDVCARLRAGGLVHRDLPGGRVHIDRPQPFLAVHRTVGAGSTAAERLVRSHGSYLVVAGDRLELARTLTRALAGELTDRFGSVLVLEAWGGSEHGETTFRVHAPAADVPAVTTLCEGLEQVQVAGITPRVERWDARAPTAPTLQPVLTADDVRRLGCLLVGLEIPPVFRDRESGAELPLVLRDLQGQLTRVVHDALFVFTQVQTSYRPLDARALGRRMVLGAAREVDEELAAIATAIDFLLAATPVNADEAWTAFEDAGFDVEPVFRYRPLSVDPDVLKRRLYAVRVEDVEDPTLATLFRAKRREVDRRITMLEDRGSPAFLYGSLQLHGGVDDALRSLANAVLARIDPAARDTDADASVDAHSFAAAARAELAHYRRDAPDVDAVVTVRDDVSGVLVSEGDLLVGSHGRFARSRVEPLIQHEIGTHVVTHVNGRAQPLQLLRVGLPGYEATQEGLAVVAEHAVGGLTPGRLALLAGRVIAVDTVVSGATFVETWRRLHHGHGFTATVAFTIAMRVHRAGGLTKDTIYLRGLVDLLAHLAGGGSLDALLVGKLPLAAVPVVDELRARQVLRPPRVRPRWLDRPEAARRLDELRAGRSLLDLVEGIAA
- a CDS encoding glutathione synthase — encoded protein: MKLGLLVNRIPTELADYSTTHLAMAATALGHEVWYMDTDDLAYDPDESIRARAQRTPDGSTQDSAAFLSAVQRGETESQRIAVEDLDVLVLRNDPAEDFLERPWARSVGIIFGELAANRGVIVVNDPTGLSKALNKLYFQHFPADIRPRTLVTRDPEEVRAFVTSHDGRAVLKPLQGSGGHGVFMIRPEDAANLNQMIDAVARDGYIVVQEYLPAAEEGDVRIFLMNGRVMEHKGTYAAFRRVRTSSDFRSNITVGGQPAAAEVTDTMLEVAEAVHPKLVADGMFLVGLDIAGDKLIEVNVFSPAGFYSIHQLTGVNFATHVIDALEKKVRHLQTYSQPFTNAQIAML